In the Adlercreutzia equolifaciens DSM 19450 genome, one interval contains:
- a CDS encoding beta-ketoacyl-ACP synthase 3: protein MGSVIIGSGRALPARIVTNDELSEIVDTTDEWIVPRTGIHTRHVAIEETCTDLGTQAALRALGLEEGGWQREAGAIDAASLDMIICPTLTADTHFPSEAARIRERIGATNAVCYDMSCACSGCVYGLSTADLIMAGAAFARLEAARTGGPMRCNDVRRVLVVAAERLSKLVDWEERATCILFGDGAGAVMLEWRDEAEAGAGGADGTAGAAGAAGAAGADAPGILSSYMENTDDVDRTLWCDSAFASREVPFAADGTTAAGTSTTDAPRLAAADAESDPYMRMAGQAVFKFATSAMIRCTEEALTRAGLTTDDVTLFTPHQANERIIRYAAKKMGLPMERFQVIIDHVGNVSGASALIALNEALCEGKLQPGDIACMTAFGGGLTAGSCVIRI from the coding sequence TTGGGCAGCGTCATCATCGGATCGGGCAGAGCGCTGCCCGCGCGCATCGTCACCAACGACGAGCTCTCGGAAATCGTAGACACCACCGACGAGTGGATCGTCCCGCGCACGGGCATTCACACCCGCCACGTCGCCATCGAGGAGACCTGCACCGACCTGGGCACCCAGGCGGCGCTGCGGGCGCTGGGGCTTGAGGAGGGCGGTTGGCAGCGCGAGGCGGGAGCGATCGATGCCGCCAGCCTGGACATGATCATCTGCCCGACGCTCACCGCCGACACCCACTTCCCCTCCGAGGCCGCCCGCATCCGCGAGCGCATCGGTGCCACAAACGCCGTGTGCTACGACATGTCCTGCGCCTGTTCGGGCTGCGTCTACGGGCTTTCCACCGCCGACCTCATCATGGCCGGCGCCGCCTTCGCGCGCCTGGAAGCCGCCCGCACCGGGGGCCCTATGCGCTGCAACGACGTGCGCCGCGTGCTCGTGGTGGCCGCCGAGCGCCTGAGCAAGCTCGTCGATTGGGAGGAGCGCGCCACGTGCATCCTGTTCGGCGACGGCGCCGGGGCCGTGATGCTGGAATGGCGCGACGAGGCGGAGGCCGGAGCCGGCGGCGCTGATGGCACTGCCGGTGCCGCCGGTGCCGCCGGAGCCGCCGGAGCCGACGCCCCTGGCATCCTCTCCTCGTACATGGAAAACACCGACGACGTCGACCGCACCCTCTGGTGCGACAGCGCCTTCGCCTCCCGCGAGGTGCCCTTCGCCGCCGACGGCACGACCGCTGCTGGCACCTCCACCACCGATGCCCCGCGCCTCGCCGCTGCCGATGCGGAAAGCGACCCCTATATGCGCATGGCCGGCCAGGCGGTGTTCAAGTTCGCCACCTCCGCCATGATTCGCTGCACCGAGGAGGCGCTTACCCGCGCCGGACTGACCACCGACGACGTCACCCTGTTCACGCCGCACCAGGCCAACGAGCGCATCATCCGCTACGCCGCCAAGAAGATGGGCCTCCCCATGGAGCGCTTCCAAGTGATCATCGACCACGTCGGCAACGTCAGCGGCGCCAGCGCCCTCATCGCCCTGAACGAGGCGCTTTGCGAGGGCAAGCTGCAGCCGGGAGACATCGCCTGCATGACCGCCTTCGGCGGCGGCCTCACCGCCGGCTCCTGCGTGATCCGGATCTAG
- a CDS encoding nitronate monooxygenase gives MKTRITELLGIEYPVVQGAMARIADGGLAGAVSEAGGLGIIACGGARPEWIREQVARARAITSKPIGINVMLMDPRAGEVAELVCELGVEVVTTGAGSPANYMKMWKEAGVKVVPVVASSALAARMERLGADAVVAEGTEAGGHIGELTTMALVPSVCAAVSIPVIAAGGIVDGRGMLAAFALGAEGVQCGTRFLTVEECSVHEAWKEKVLKAKDSDTIVTGRGTGHPVRGLKNKFARECRKIEMAATSGEELEGMYAGSLARAVAGDVENGSVMAGQVAALVTERGTAAGVIADMVREAEALAGRSLGELAELNSRRARV, from the coding sequence ATGAAGACCCGTATCACAGAGCTTTTGGGCATTGAGTATCCCGTCGTGCAAGGGGCCATGGCCCGCATCGCCGACGGAGGGCTGGCCGGCGCCGTAAGCGAAGCCGGCGGCTTGGGCATCATCGCTTGCGGAGGGGCCCGCCCCGAATGGATTCGCGAGCAGGTGGCCCGCGCCCGCGCCATCACGAGCAAGCCCATCGGCATCAATGTCATGCTGATGGATCCGCGCGCGGGCGAGGTGGCCGAGCTGGTGTGCGAGCTGGGCGTGGAAGTGGTGACCACCGGTGCCGGCAGCCCTGCGAACTACATGAAGATGTGGAAGGAAGCGGGCGTGAAGGTGGTGCCCGTGGTGGCCTCATCGGCGCTGGCGGCCCGCATGGAGCGTCTCGGCGCCGATGCCGTGGTGGCCGAGGGCACCGAGGCCGGCGGGCACATCGGCGAGCTGACCACCATGGCCCTTGTGCCGTCGGTGTGTGCGGCGGTTTCCATTCCCGTCATCGCCGCCGGCGGCATCGTGGACGGCCGGGGCATGCTCGCCGCCTTCGCGCTGGGCGCCGAGGGCGTGCAGTGCGGCACGCGCTTCCTCACCGTGGAGGAGTGCAGCGTGCACGAGGCGTGGAAGGAGAAGGTGCTGAAGGCGAAGGACTCCGACACCATCGTCACCGGGCGCGGCACGGGGCATCCCGTGCGCGGCCTGAAGAACAAGTTCGCCCGCGAATGCCGCAAGATTGAGATGGCCGCCACCTCCGGGGAAGAGCTGGAGGGCATGTACGCCGGCTCGCTCGCCCGCGCCGTGGCGGGAGACGTGGAAAACGGCTCGGTCATGGCGGGCCAGGTGGCCGCGCTGGTGACCGAGCGCGGCACGGCGGCCGGCGTCATTGCCGATATGGTGCGCGAGGCCGAGGCCCTGGCCGGGCGCTCCTTGGGCGAGCTGGCCGAGCTGAACAGCCGCCGGGCGCGCGTGTAG